In one Neobacillus sp. WH10 genomic region, the following are encoded:
- a CDS encoding cupin domain-containing protein codes for MSLLDIFLSANNVVEPHYHQNAAELVYCISGAATVSMLNPYTKHILNYSITPGQVANIPQGWWHYEVATENNTHLLAIFDAPTPEVILGSDILKFTPTNIMSHTYCLDENNWKEAIAPVKPTTYIGPYKNCNRENENIPQQYLNQPYHLQKNCINHQHIPYEHHYYQYWGFR; via the coding sequence GTGTCTCTTTTAGACATTTTCTTAAGTGCTAATAATGTTGTAGAACCGCACTATCACCAAAATGCCGCAGAGCTAGTCTATTGTATTTCTGGTGCGGCAACTGTATCGATGCTGAACCCATATACCAAACATATTCTCAATTACTCCATTACCCCAGGACAAGTGGCAAACATTCCTCAAGGTTGGTGGCATTATGAAGTAGCTACTGAAAATAACACTCATCTTTTAGCCATTTTTGATGCACCAACTCCAGAAGTTATTTTAGGTTCTGACATTTTAAAATTTACTCCTACAAATATTATGTCGCATACCTATTGTCTTGATGAAAATAACTGGAAAGAAGCAATTGCACCAGTAAAACCCACAACATATATAGGTCCATACAAGAACTGCAATAGAGAAAATGAAAATATACCTCAGCAGTATTTAAATCAACCTTATCATCTTCAAAAGAATTGCATCAATCACCAACATATCCCATACGAACATCATTATTACCAATACTGGGGTTTTAGATAA
- a CDS encoding histidine phosphatase family protein codes for MRKALLSLCLVCLLTGSLFGCSTKENQKATNTKEAKPVELYLVRHGKTMLNSTDRVQGWADSPLTKEGIEVAELLGKGLKDVQFAKAYSSDSGRAIETAQIVLNNSGQKNVELIQRKNLREVNFGEFEGELNQNFHKELAKANNMTMDEFMENFDVGIMLDTAAKIDRSKQAESAEQVSVRMKKEVDKIVEEVAKNGGGDILVVSHGLSLMGLLYTISPDALNELEAGLSNASVSKVLYKDGKYTVESVNDMSYVEKGKKVN; via the coding sequence ATGAGAAAAGCATTATTATCATTATGCCTAGTATGTTTGTTAACAGGTTCTTTATTTGGATGTTCCACAAAGGAAAATCAAAAAGCTACAAATACAAAGGAAGCAAAACCCGTTGAACTTTATTTAGTAAGACATGGAAAAACTATGTTGAATTCAACCGATAGAGTTCAAGGTTGGGCAGATTCTCCTCTTACTAAAGAGGGAATAGAAGTAGCTGAATTACTTGGGAAAGGTTTAAAGGACGTTCAATTTGCAAAAGCATACAGTAGTGATAGTGGACGTGCAATAGAAACTGCTCAAATAGTGTTAAATAATAGTGGACAAAAAAATGTTGAATTAATTCAACGTAAAAATTTGCGAGAAGTAAACTTTGGTGAATTTGAAGGTGAGCTTAATCAAAATTTCCATAAAGAACTTGCAAAAGCTAATAATATGACAATGGATGAGTTTATGGAGAATTTCGACGTTGGTATTATGCTTGATACTGCAGCGAAGATTGATAGAAGTAAACAAGCTGAAAGTGCTGAACAAGTTTCCGTGAGAATGAAAAAAGAAGTTGACAAAATTGTAGAAGAAGTAGCTAAAAATGGTGGCGGTGACATTCTAGTAGTATCACATGGTCTATCACTAATGGGATTATTATACACAATATCTCCTGATGCTCTTAATGAACTCGAAGCAGGCCTTAGTAATGCAAGTGTTTCAAAGGTTTTGTATAAAGATGGTAAATATACAGTTGAATCTGTAAATGATATGAGCTATGTAGAAAAAGGGAAAAAAGTAAACTAA
- a CDS encoding PTS lactose/cellobiose transporter subunit IIA, producing METNEYIVFQIISAVGSARSSYIEAIQEAKKSNFEQAKNLMKEGAETFIQGHKAHAELISKEANGEKVEVSLLLAHAEDQLMSAEGFKVIAEEFISLYERISGK from the coding sequence ATGGAAACGAATGAATACATTGTATTTCAAATCATCTCAGCAGTAGGCAGTGCTCGTTCATCTTATATTGAAGCAATACAAGAAGCTAAGAAAAGTAATTTTGAACAAGCAAAAAATTTAATGAAAGAAGGAGCTGAAACTTTTATCCAAGGACATAAAGCACATGCTGAACTTATTAGTAAAGAAGCAAATGGTGAAAAAGTAGAAGTTAGCTTATTATTAGCGCATGCTGAAGACCAACTTATGAGTGCCGAAGGATTTAAAGTTATAGCGGAAGAGTTTATTAGCCTTTACGAAAGAATATCTGGTAAATAA
- a CDS encoding cell wall hydrolase, producing the protein MAVVKATSSDIDLLARLLRAEAEGEGEQGMLLVGNVGINRIRANCSDFIGIRTIPDMVYQPHAFEAVQHGYFYQRAREQEKRLARRSVDGERFWPGKFSLWYFKPPGDCPQTWYDQPFVGRYKNHCFYEPTAETCENVYNTY; encoded by the coding sequence ATGGCAGTAGTAAAAGCAACAAGTTCAGATATTGATCTCTTAGCAAGATTACTTCGGGCAGAAGCTGAAGGAGAGGGAGAACAAGGGATGCTGCTTGTAGGGAACGTTGGAATAAACCGAATAAGGGCAAATTGTAGTGACTTTATTGGAATAAGAACGATCCCGGATATGGTCTATCAGCCTCATGCATTCGAAGCAGTACAGCATGGGTATTTTTATCAAAGAGCTAGAGAACAAGAAAAACGTTTAGCGCGTCGGTCTGTTGATGGAGAAAGGTTCTGGCCAGGAAAATTCAGTTTGTGGTATTTTAAACCTCCTGGTGATTGTCCACAAACCTGGTACGACCAGCCATTTGTAGGAAGATACAAAAACCATTGTTTTTACGAACCTACAGCTGAAACATGTGAAAACGTTTATAACACTTATTAA
- a CDS encoding PTS sugar transporter subunit IIB, which translates to MRKIVLLCNAGMSTSMLMKKMKGYAEQSNYDCEIQAYALAEAQNVGQTADIVLLGPQVRYALNTVKTQLPGQIIEVIDMAAYGMLDGKKVIEQVKNALGD; encoded by the coding sequence ATGAGAAAAATTGTTCTTCTATGTAATGCAGGTATGTCTACAAGTATGCTGATGAAAAAAATGAAAGGGTATGCAGAACAATCAAACTATGATTGTGAAATACAGGCTTATGCGTTAGCCGAAGCACAAAATGTTGGTCAAACTGCTGATATTGTTTTATTGGGACCACAAGTTCGATATGCTCTAAATACTGTAAAGACGCAGCTGCCAGGGCAAATTATTGAAGTAATCGATATGGCAGCATATGGAATGTTAGATGGAAAAAAAGTGATCGAACAAGTGAAAAATGCATTAGGGGATTAA
- a CDS encoding magnesium transporter CorA family protein: MLNIYLTNEHGILEETTEITKGCWVNLISPTEQEINDVANKAQIPLDFLKDPLDEEERSRIEKDDDNVLIIVNLPLMSKDDSGLDIYDTIPLGMIIANGCFITVCLKDNPIFHMFVQNKVKQFFTFKKTRFSFQILYLIATSFLKNLKLINKKTDEIEKELHQSMKNKELFTLLNLEKSLVYITTSLKSNNIVMQKMLKSNYLKMFEDDKELLEDVIVENQQAIEMAETHSSILSGMMDAFASVISNNLNIVMKFLTSFTIILALPTMVASFYGMNVPLPFQHYKYGFLIAIIISIVLASSTAIIFWKKRFF, from the coding sequence ATGTTGAACATTTATTTGACAAATGAACATGGAATACTTGAAGAAACAACAGAAATTACTAAAGGCTGCTGGGTTAATCTAATATCACCTACAGAACAAGAGATTAACGATGTGGCTAATAAAGCACAAATTCCTTTAGACTTTCTAAAAGATCCATTAGACGAAGAAGAACGTTCAAGGATTGAAAAAGATGATGATAATGTATTAATCATTGTCAATCTACCTTTAATGTCAAAGGACGATAGTGGTTTAGACATATATGATACGATCCCATTAGGAATGATTATCGCTAATGGTTGTTTTATAACCGTTTGTTTGAAAGACAATCCGATTTTTCATATGTTTGTTCAGAATAAAGTAAAGCAATTTTTTACATTCAAAAAAACAAGATTTTCATTCCAGATTCTTTATTTAATTGCGACTTCGTTTCTTAAAAATTTAAAATTAATTAACAAAAAGACAGATGAAATTGAAAAAGAATTACATCAGTCAATGAAAAACAAGGAACTCTTTACGTTATTAAATTTGGAAAAAAGTTTAGTTTATATCACGACTTCTTTAAAATCAAATAACATCGTTATGCAGAAAATGTTAAAAAGCAATTACTTAAAAATGTTTGAAGATGACAAGGAACTGTTAGAGGATGTAATTGTTGAAAATCAACAAGCTATTGAGATGGCTGAAACGCATTCATCGATTTTAAGTGGTATGATGGATGCTTTTGCATCAGTTATTTCAAATAACTTAAATATTGTAATGAAATTTTTGACATCTTTTACTATAATCCTAGCTTTACCTACAATGGTTGCGAGTTTTTATGGTATGAATGTTCCATTACCATTTCAACATTACAAGTACGGATTTTTGATTGCTATCATAATTTCCATTGTATTAGCCAGTTCTACTGCAATTATATTCTGGAAAAAACGATTCTTCTAA
- a CDS encoding prolyl oligopeptidase family serine peptidase produces MVLAVFVSGLVISGCSMESKEKNLKESDATLITKVFPYGEVGYAVVCDFGDEIDGSELTKDSFKIESIINGKTEKRTITKVYTNNKVSLSQSSKEGQYVVIELDSKDENASTSTFDEEKFLSTRNNLNYTVSLEKDLKTKDGVVFKSSEKKVKISNIKTPVVDDFKKAVYKDASGSMMNYRLFEPTKEPNEKYPLVLFLHGSGERGNDNYMHMVGNEGAVVWAAPEQQAKHPAYVLAPQAEATEELTMYWTEEPKYTTMLNLLKDTIEKYDVDKNRIYVVGMSNGGIGTWNIIEKNPELFAAAVPICGIGDIKGFNLSNEYEPLKDYSAFKDIKDMPIWVFHAEDDPLVDVRYSRDAVKAIKELGGTSIKYTEYPNGTVKPMGHFSWVPALQDKEMINWLFSQSK; encoded by the coding sequence ATGGTTTTGGCTGTTTTTGTAAGTGGTTTAGTGATTTCTGGATGTTCTATGGAAAGTAAAGAAAAAAATTTAAAAGAATCTGATGCAACATTAATAACAAAAGTTTTTCCATATGGAGAGGTTGGTTATGCGGTCGTTTGTGATTTTGGAGATGAAATAGATGGTTCTGAATTAACAAAAGATAGCTTTAAGATCGAGTCGATAATAAATGGAAAAACAGAAAAAAGAACAATAACCAAAGTATATACAAATAATAAAGTTTCATTATCACAATCTTCTAAAGAAGGACAATATGTTGTAATCGAGTTAGATTCAAAGGATGAAAATGCATCTACATCAACATTTGATGAAGAGAAATTTTTAAGTACTCGGAATAATTTAAATTATACTGTAAGTCTTGAGAAAGATTTAAAGACTAAAGATGGGGTGGTTTTTAAATCTTCAGAAAAAAAGGTTAAGATTTCAAACATAAAAACACCTGTAGTAGATGACTTTAAAAAAGCTGTTTATAAAGATGCTTCAGGAAGTATGATGAATTATCGACTATTTGAACCTACAAAAGAACCAAATGAAAAGTATCCATTAGTATTATTCTTACACGGTTCTGGTGAGCGAGGTAATGATAATTATATGCACATGGTTGGCAATGAAGGCGCAGTTGTATGGGCTGCACCAGAACAGCAAGCCAAACACCCTGCCTATGTACTAGCACCTCAAGCTGAAGCAACTGAGGAACTTACAATGTATTGGACAGAAGAACCGAAATATACAACCATGCTAAATTTACTAAAAGACACAATTGAAAAATATGATGTCGATAAAAATCGTATATATGTTGTTGGTATGTCTAATGGAGGAATTGGAACCTGGAATATTATTGAGAAGAACCCTGAATTATTTGCAGCAGCTGTACCTATTTGCGGAATAGGCGATATTAAAGGTTTTAATCTTTCAAATGAATATGAACCGCTAAAAGATTATTCAGCATTTAAGGATATTAAGGATATGCCAATTTGGGTTTTCCATGCAGAGGATGATCCACTAGTTGATGTTAGATATAGCAGGGATGCTGTAAAGGCTATTAAAGAATTAGGTGGAACGTCCATTAAATATACTGAATATCCAAATGGAACGGTCAAGCCTATGGGGCATTTCTCTTGGGTACCAGCTTTACAAGATAAAGAAATGATAAATTGGTTGTTTAGTCAATCAAAATAG
- a CDS encoding glycoside hydrolase family 1 protein: MLNSTFKKDFLWGASTSAYQVEGAYNVDGKGPSIQDVKGIPEGTSDFKVCSDHYHNYKEDIMLFSELGLKTYRFSIAWTRIFPDGDGEINEKGIMFYNNLINELIKHNITPLVTMYHFDLPYALEKKGGWSNRATIDAFVNYCKVLFERFGDRVKYWLTINEQNMMILHGGAIGTSDVSQKELYQQNHHMLLAEARVTNLCHQLVPDGKIGPAPNISYVYPKTCKPNDIIAAQNCNAIRNWLYLDMAVYGRYNKIAWSFMKSKKMEPVILDGDMEILASSKPDYIAFNYYSSITVCEYDENFVFEDIGDQQIEVGEEGFFMGDDNEYLELSDFGWEIDPVGFRVTLREVSERYNLPIIITENGIGAYDKVNEDGSIVDDYRIDYLSKHIEQMELAISDGVDVIGYCPWAAIDLISTHQGFRKRYGFIYVNRDENDLKDLKRIKKKSFHWYQQVILSNGIDR; this comes from the coding sequence ATGTTGAATAGTACTTTTAAAAAAGATTTTTTATGGGGAGCCTCTACAAGTGCTTACCAAGTAGAAGGCGCCTATAATGTGGATGGCAAAGGACCTTCTATTCAAGATGTGAAGGGTATTCCCGAAGGGACATCAGATTTTAAAGTTTGTAGTGACCATTATCACAATTATAAAGAAGATATAATGCTTTTTTCAGAGTTGGGGTTAAAAACATATAGATTCTCTATTGCTTGGACACGTATTTTTCCTGATGGAGACGGAGAAATAAATGAAAAAGGTATTATGTTTTATAATAATCTAATAAATGAATTAATTAAGCATAACATCACACCATTAGTAACTATGTATCATTTTGATTTACCATATGCCTTAGAGAAGAAGGGTGGATGGAGTAATCGAGCTACTATTGATGCTTTTGTGAATTATTGCAAGGTGCTTTTTGAACGTTTTGGAGATAGAGTTAAGTATTGGTTAACAATTAATGAACAAAATATGATGATATTACATGGTGGAGCAATTGGGACATCTGATGTATCACAAAAAGAGTTATATCAACAAAATCATCATATGCTCTTAGCAGAGGCTAGAGTAACGAACTTATGTCATCAGTTAGTACCGGATGGAAAAATTGGTCCTGCTCCAAATATTAGTTATGTTTATCCAAAAACGTGTAAACCAAATGATATTATTGCAGCTCAAAATTGTAACGCTATACGCAACTGGTTATATTTAGACATGGCTGTATATGGACGCTATAACAAAATAGCGTGGAGCTTTATGAAAAGTAAAAAAATGGAACCTGTAATTTTAGATGGAGATATGGAAATATTGGCCAGCTCAAAGCCGGATTATATTGCCTTTAATTACTATTCTTCTATTACTGTTTGTGAGTATGATGAGAATTTTGTGTTTGAAGATATTGGTGATCAGCAAATAGAAGTAGGAGAAGAAGGCTTCTTTATGGGAGATGACAATGAATATCTCGAATTATCAGACTTTGGTTGGGAAATTGACCCTGTTGGATTTAGGGTGACATTAAGAGAAGTGAGTGAACGCTATAATCTACCCATTATTATTACTGAGAATGGTATAGGGGCATACGACAAGGTTAACGAAGATGGCTCTATTGTAGATGACTACCGAATAGATTATTTAAGTAAACATATAGAACAAATGGAGTTGGCAATTTCAGATGGTGTTGATGTTATTGGTTATTGTCCTTGGGCAGCAATCGATCTAATTTCTACTCATCAAGGATTTAGGAAAAGATATGGTTTTATATATGTAAATCGTGATGAAAATGATTTAAAAGATTTAAAAAGAATAAAGAAAAAAAGTTTTCATTGGTATCAACAAGTTATTCTATCTAATGGTATAGACCGTTAA
- a CDS encoding PTS transporter subunit EIIC: MKFLEVMRNALERIITPLTNFLGNSKVVNAITQGMMMTIPVTIGVTLFAILGNLPFEWWQTLIKQAGLYTHMQDMISATLSLLAVYMVVIIAYSYAKEEGLNGMIAGVIALGSFLCLMPMSVTVGKEHIPAILTQYLGSDGIFVAMFVGVLTSKLYCYLTRKNIGVKLPESVPPMVSDAINPVFISIIIFTIIFFVRVLFGYTPYENVFNFVSQVVALPVKVIGSSVWSVIGIFTFMNLCWFFGLHPAPIINVWYGATAPLFTAAITAFASGAPISEIPYLAFSLMHFAVIVGGTGNTLGLAINLLFAKSEQYKSLGKIGIVPNIFNINEPIVFGLPLVLNPIYFIPLVTSTVVGGLIGIVFLKITGILSRFNPLIELPWVTPAPFAGYVSGGWLLMLMIVLIIISQILLYYPFFKIGDKKAYEAEQKALTNN, from the coding sequence ATGAAGTTTTTAGAAGTGATGAGAAATGCACTAGAAAGAATAATTACCCCGCTAACAAATTTTCTTGGAAATAGTAAGGTAGTTAATGCGATTACACAAGGGATGATGATGACAATCCCTGTTACGATAGGTGTTACATTATTCGCTATTTTAGGGAATTTACCATTTGAATGGTGGCAAACATTAATTAAACAAGCAGGTTTATATACCCATATGCAAGACATGATTAGTGCTACATTAAGTTTGTTAGCAGTTTATATGGTAGTGATTATTGCTTATTCCTATGCAAAAGAAGAAGGCTTGAATGGAATGATAGCTGGGGTAATCGCGCTAGGAAGTTTTCTTTGTTTAATGCCAATGTCTGTAACAGTAGGGAAAGAACATATTCCTGCCATTCTTACTCAATATCTTGGCAGTGATGGAATATTTGTTGCAATGTTTGTTGGGGTTCTGACAAGTAAATTATATTGTTACTTAACGAGAAAAAATATTGGGGTAAAGTTGCCAGAATCAGTACCGCCTATGGTATCAGATGCAATTAATCCTGTATTTATTTCAATCATTATCTTTACAATTATTTTCTTTGTAAGAGTGTTATTTGGTTATACACCATATGAAAATGTTTTTAATTTTGTTAGTCAAGTAGTTGCATTACCAGTAAAAGTAATAGGTTCTTCCGTTTGGTCAGTTATTGGTATTTTTACATTTATGAATTTATGTTGGTTCTTTGGTTTACATCCAGCACCAATAATAAATGTATGGTATGGTGCTACAGCACCTCTATTCACTGCTGCGATAACAGCTTTTGCATCAGGAGCTCCTATTTCAGAAATACCTTACTTAGCATTTAGTCTTATGCATTTTGCAGTAATTGTTGGTGGAACAGGAAATACATTAGGTTTAGCAATTAATTTATTGTTTGCAAAATCAGAACAGTATAAATCACTTGGGAAAATCGGTATCGTCCCAAATATCTTTAATATTAATGAGCCTATTGTCTTTGGGTTACCGCTTGTTCTAAATCCAATTTACTTTATACCATTAGTAACATCTACAGTCGTTGGTGGATTAATAGGCATTGTATTCTTAAAAATTACTGGGATATTATCTCGTTTTAATCCTTTAATAGAACTTCCATGGGTAACCCCAGCACCTTTTGCTGGATATGTTTCTGGTGGATGGCTGTTAATGTTAATGATAGTTTTAATAATTATTTCTCAGATTTTATTGTATTATCCTTTCTTTAAAATAGGAGATAAAAAAGCTTATGAGGCAGAACAAAAAGCATTAACAAATAATTAA
- a CDS encoding MerR family transcriptional regulator produces MKKYKIGEVRSEFGVSLDALRFYEKKGFLKPQKDNETGFRYYTYEDFGVFLSIKNYRQMGFQVKEIGSIFNGLELEDIISRCNNKIAEKNEAIKMLELETKLISEYVSLLKEFNIEDRQWFIETVETYYLLKHVHIDKGDLCENPLLKKWLNFLPIVHQSLLILKDQYQSNNINESYWVMAIPESKMEEYQLPFDDSVLKIDMGECLNYLYKKDVNDPFSTLILNEPLEIIHKLGYTLNGDVLCRYVCETKHQDKTIENYVIMFPIIKSDD; encoded by the coding sequence ATGAAAAAATATAAAATTGGAGAAGTTAGAAGTGAATTTGGAGTTTCATTAGATGCTTTGCGGTTTTATGAAAAAAAAGGATTTTTAAAGCCTCAAAAAGATAATGAAACAGGTTTCAGGTATTATACTTATGAGGATTTTGGAGTATTTTTATCAATAAAAAATTATCGCCAAATGGGATTTCAAGTTAAAGAAATTGGAAGTATTTTTAATGGCTTAGAATTAGAAGACATTATATCAAGATGTAATAATAAAATAGCTGAAAAAAATGAAGCAATAAAGATGTTAGAATTAGAAACAAAGCTAATTAGCGAATATGTTAGTTTGCTAAAAGAATTTAATATTGAAGATAGGCAATGGTTTATTGAGACAGTCGAAACATACTATCTTCTAAAGCACGTTCATATTGATAAAGGAGATTTATGTGAAAATCCTCTTCTTAAAAAATGGTTAAACTTTCTGCCTATAGTACACCAATCATTATTGATTCTTAAGGATCAATATCAATCCAATAATATTAACGAAAGTTATTGGGTGATGGCTATCCCTGAATCAAAAATGGAGGAATATCAATTACCCTTTGACGATTCTGTTTTAAAAATAGATATGGGAGAATGTTTGAATTATTTATATAAAAAGGATGTTAATGACCCTTTTTCTACATTGATATTAAATGAACCATTAGAGATAATACATAAATTAGGCTACACACTAAATGGGGATGTTTTATGTCGTTACGTTTGTGAAACAAAACATCAAGACAAAACAATCGAGAACTATGTTATTATGTTTCCTATTATTAAAAGCGATGATTAA